A single region of the Coregonus clupeaformis isolate EN_2021a chromosome 40, ASM2061545v1, whole genome shotgun sequence genome encodes:
- the LOC123482900 gene encoding glutenin, high molecular weight subunit PW212-like, whose amino-acid sequence MGFSQPYFPQQPYFPQQPNFPQQPYFPQQPYFPQQPYFSQQPYFPQQPYFTQQLYFPQQPNFPQQPYFPQQPYFPQQPYFPQQPYFPQQPYFPQQPYFTQQLYFPQQPNFPQQPYFPQQPYFPQHPYFPQQPNFPQQPYFPQQPYFPQQPNFPQQPYFPQQPYFPQQPYFPQQPYFPHQPYFPQQPYFPQQPYFPHQPYFPQQPYFPQQPYFPHQPYFPQQPNFPQQPNFPQQPNFPQQPNFPQQPNFPQQPYFPQQPNFPQQPNFPQQPYFPQQPNFPQQPNFPQQPNFPHQPYFPQQPNFPQQPNFPHQPYFPQQPNFPQQPNFPQQPYFPQQPNFPQQPNFPHQPYFPQQPNFPQQPNFPHQPYFPHQPYFPHQPYFPHQPYFPQQPYFPHQPYFPQQPYFPQQPNFPQQPYFPHQSYFPQQPYFPQQPNFPQQPYFPQQPYFPQQPNFPHQPYFSQQPNFPQQPNFPHQPYFPHQPYFPHQPYFPHQPYFPQQPYFPHQPYFAQQPYFPHQPYFPHQPYFPQQPYFPHQLYFPYLPYFPQQPYFPHQLYFPYLPYFPHQLYFPYQPYFPHQLYFPQQHYFTQ is encoded by the exons ATGGGTTTTTCT CAACCCTACTTCCCTCAGCAACCCTACTTCCCTCAGCAACCCAACTTCCCTCAGCAACCCTACTTCCCTCAGCAACCCTACTTCCCTCAGCAACCCTACTTCTCTCAGCAACCCTACTTCCCTCAGCAACCCTACTTCACTCAGCAACTTTACTTCCCTCAGCAACCCAACTTCCCTCAGCAACCCTACTTCCCTCAGCAACCCTACTTCCCTCAGCAACCCTACTTCCCTCAGCAACCCTACTTCCCTCAGCAACCCTACTTCCCTCAGCAACCCTACTTCACTCAGCAACTTTACTTCCCTCAGCAACCCAACTTCCCTCAGCAACCCTACTTCCCTCAGCAACCCTACTTCCCTCAGCATCCCTACTTCCCTCAGCAACCCAACTTCCCTCAGCAACCCTACTTCCCTCAGCAACCCTACTTCCCTCAGCAACCCAACTTCCCTCAGCAACCCTACTTCCCTCAGCAACCCTACTTCCCTCAGCAACCCTACTTCCCTCAGCAACCCTACTTCCCTCATCAACCCTACTTCCCTCAGCAACCCTACTTCCCTCAGCAACCCTACTTCCCTCATCAACCCTACTTCCCTCAGCAACCCTACTTCCCTCAGCAACCCTACTTCCCTCATCAACCCTACTTCCCTCAGCAACCCAACTTCCCTCAGCAACCCAACTTCCCTCAGCAACCCAACTTCCCTCAGCAACCCAACTTCCCTCAGCAACCCAACTTCCCTCAGCAACCCTACTTCCCTCAGCAACCCAACTTCCCTCAGCAACCCAACTTCCCTCAGCAACCCTACTTCCCTCAGCAACCCAACTTCCCTCAGCAACCCAACTTCCCTCAGCAACCCAACTTCCCTCATCAACCCTACTTCCCTCAGCAACCCAACTTCCCTCAGCAACCCAACTTCCCTCATCAACCCTACTTCCCTCAGCAACCCAACTTCCCTCAGCAACCCAACTTCCCTCAGCAACCCTACTTCCCTCAGCAACCCAACTTCCCTCAGCAACCCAACTTCCCTCATCAACCCTACTTCCCTCAGCAACCCAACTTCCCTCAGCAACCCAACTTCCCTCATCAACCCTACTTCCCTCATCAACCCTACTTCCCTCATCAACCCTACTTCCCTCATCAACCCTACTTCCCTCAGCAACCCTACTTCCCTCATCAACCCTACTTCCCTCAGCAACCCTACTTCCCTCAGCAACCCAACTTCCCTCAGCAACCCTACTTCCCTCATCAATCCTACTTCCCTCAGCAACCCTACTTCCCTCAGCAACCCAACTTCCCTCAGCAACCCTACTTCCCTCAGCAACCCTACTTCCCTCAGCAACCCAACTTCCCTCATCAACCCTACTTCTCTCAGCAACCCAACTTCCCTCAGCAACCCAACTTCCCTCATCAACCCTACTTCCCTCATCAACCCTACTTCCCTCATCAACCCTACTTCCCTCATCAACCCTACTTCCCTCAGCAACCCTACTTCCCTCATCAACCCTACTTCGCTCAGCAACCCTACTTCCCTCATCAACCCTACTTCCCTCATCAACCCTACTTCCCTCAGCAACcctacttccctcatcaactctaCTTCCCTTATCTACCCTACTTCCCTCAGCAACcctacttccctcatcaactctaCTTCCCTTATCTACcctacttccctcatcaactctaCTTCCCTTATCAACcctacttccctcatcaactctaCTTCCCTCAGCAACACTACTTCACTCAGTAA